A region from the Nitrospinota bacterium genome encodes:
- a CDS encoding response regulator transcription factor, translating into MKKNKHKLLLVDDEIHIRALMKNVIKSLGFEEIIEAKNGQEAVEMFQAESPDIVLMDINMPMKTGIEALREIKQIKPDAFVIMLTSLTDVGSIEQCLELGASSYIRKDNPIAEIKELVEDVWQEFEAAGR; encoded by the coding sequence ATGAAAAAAAATAAACATAAATTGCTGCTTGTCGATGATGAAATTCATATCAGGGCCTTGATGAAAAATGTCATTAAATCTTTAGGGTTTGAAGAGATTATCGAAGCCAAAAACGGTCAGGAAGCTGTTGAAATGTTTCAGGCGGAATCTCCGGATATCGTTCTCATGGATATCAACATGCCGATGAAAACTGGAATTGAAGCCCTTAGGGAAATTAAACAAATAAAGCCCGATGCCTTTGTGATCATGTTGACGTCTCTTACCGATGTCGGGAGCATTGAACAATGCCTCGAACTCGGAGCCAGTAGTTATATTCGCAAGGACAACCCCATTGCTGAAATTAAAGAGCTGGTCGAGGATGTATGGCAGGAATTTGAAGCCGCCGGACGGTAA
- a CDS encoding GspE/PulE family protein has translation MLATKNEKFFELLLEKDLLTKEDVFKLSKIYKGDSFAIFKRLCQGFRGGAANKFELGIIWGDSIGFSFVELGKTLFQSEVVHQLPEKFARKNKIIPIYQFGDIVTLATANPRDASVLANAESIINKKVSPVFALPEEIEDAIEIHYQSAGVLENLTKGLVDGDGITDFVEYGREISNEQLKEIAGTEAIVQLVRSLLLFAIKERASDIHLEPFETHVQVRFRIDGFLELKLNLGKAIHIPLISRLKILAKLDITERRKPQDGRISLALANRSIEFRFSTIPTIHGEKIVLRIMGHVVEQPIPNIEELGFSHENLQKVKELMQTPNGVIFVTGPTGSGKTTTLFSMLKHINKPGINILTIEDPVEYKMEGINQVQVNPHIGLDFATALRSFLRQDPDVILLGEVRDVETAKIASQAALTGHLVLTTMHTNNSFQEVTRLV, from the coding sequence TTGTTAGCTACTAAAAACGAAAAATTCTTTGAATTATTGCTTGAAAAAGATCTGCTGACTAAAGAGGACGTTTTTAAGCTTTCTAAAATTTACAAAGGAGATTCCTTTGCAATTTTTAAGCGTCTTTGCCAGGGGTTTCGTGGAGGAGCGGCGAATAAATTTGAGCTTGGAATAATTTGGGGAGATTCCATAGGATTTTCTTTTGTAGAGCTTGGAAAAACCCTTTTTCAATCCGAAGTGGTTCATCAACTCCCGGAAAAATTTGCCAGGAAAAATAAAATCATCCCCATTTATCAATTTGGGGATATTGTTACCCTGGCCACGGCGAACCCGAGAGACGCAAGCGTCTTGGCCAACGCTGAATCTATAATTAATAAAAAAGTCAGCCCCGTATTTGCTTTGCCGGAGGAAATCGAAGATGCGATAGAAATTCACTATCAATCTGCCGGGGTTCTGGAAAATCTCACCAAAGGACTTGTTGATGGCGATGGCATTACTGACTTTGTGGAATATGGTCGGGAAATTTCCAACGAGCAATTAAAAGAAATTGCTGGAACCGAAGCAATCGTGCAACTTGTTCGCAGTTTACTACTTTTTGCGATCAAGGAACGTGCCAGTGATATTCATTTAGAACCCTTTGAAACTCATGTTCAGGTTCGATTCCGCATTGATGGATTTCTTGAGCTTAAATTAAACCTGGGAAAAGCAATCCACATCCCTTTGATATCCAGGCTTAAAATTCTTGCGAAACTGGATATTACAGAAAGGCGAAAACCGCAGGATGGAAGAATCTCCCTCGCCCTGGCCAATCGTTCTATTGAATTCAGGTTTTCCACCATTCCCACGATTCACGGGGAAAAGATAGTCCTTAGGATAATGGGGCATGTCGTAGAGCAGCCCATTCCAAATATTGAGGAACTGGGCTTTTCACATGAAAATCTCCAGAAGGTCAAAGAATTGATGCAAACTCCCAATGGAGTTATTTTCGTTACCGGTCCTACAGGTTCCGGGAAGACCACAACCCTCTTTTCGATGCTAAAACATATCAATAAACCCGGCATTAATATTCTTACCATTGAAGATCCTGTGGAATACAAGATGGAGGGGATCAATCAAGTGCAAGTGAATCCTCATATCGGGTTGGATTTTGCCACTGCCCTGCGATCATTTTTACGCCAGGACCCGGATGTGATTTTACTAGGAGAAGTCCGAGATGTTGAAACGGCTAAAATTGCTTCTCAGGCCGCACTGACAGGACATCTGGTTCTGACCACGATGCACACGAATAATTCCTTTCAGGAAGTGACCCGTCTCGTCTAA
- the thiD gene encoding bifunctional hydroxymethylpyrimidine kinase/phosphomethylpyrimidine kinase: MKPIKKPEYFRTLTIAGSDNSGGAGIQADLKTFSALGCYGMSVITALTAQNTLGVRGIQEIPPEFVVQQIQTVMEDVGVDAVKIGMLFNSPIIRKVAEFLRENPVPLLVVDPVMFAKSGDRLLLKDAIDLFSRELLPMATVLTPNIAEATAILGRPVDNREDMEQAAKDLCLMGARAVVVKGGNLLQDSSDDCLFVRGGKIHWLNQKRVQTNNVHGTGCTFSAAITAFLTRSYSIEDAVREAKNYLTGALEAGAGYKLGKGKGPVMHFYQTWNK; this comes from the coding sequence ATGAAGCCAATTAAAAAACCAGAGTATTTTCGGACCTTAACCATTGCCGGGTCGGACAATAGCGGCGGGGCGGGAATTCAGGCGGACCTGAAAACTTTTTCCGCTCTGGGTTGCTACGGAATGTCCGTGATCACCGCACTGACCGCCCAGAATACTCTAGGGGTCCGTGGCATTCAAGAAATTCCTCCTGAGTTTGTTGTTCAGCAAATCCAAACCGTCATGGAAGATGTGGGCGTGGATGCCGTCAAAATCGGGATGCTGTTCAATTCCCCCATTATTAGGAAAGTGGCGGAGTTCCTGCGAGAGAATCCCGTTCCACTCCTGGTGGTCGACCCTGTCATGTTTGCTAAAAGCGGTGACCGTCTGCTTCTTAAAGACGCCATCGACTTGTTCTCAAGGGAGCTACTTCCAATGGCAACGGTGCTCACGCCGAATATTGCAGAGGCGACAGCTATTTTGGGTCGTCCCGTAGACAACCGCGAGGATATGGAGCAAGCGGCGAAGGACTTGTGTCTAATGGGGGCTCGAGCTGTGGTGGTGAAGGGAGGCAATCTTTTACAAGATTCCAGCGACGACTGTTTATTTGTCCGGGGTGGAAAGATTCACTGGCTGAATCAAAAACGGGTGCAGACAAACAACGTTCATGGAACCGGCTGCACGTTCTCCGCCGCGATCACCGCTTTTCTTACGCGTTCTTACTCTATTGAAGACGCGGTTCGGGAAGCCAAGAATTACCTCACCGGCGCGCTTGAAGCCGGGGCCGGCTACAAGTTGGGAAAGGGGAAAGGCCCCGTCATGCATTTTTATCAGACCTGGAACAAATAA
- the tenA gene encoding thiaminase II, with protein MSFSKTAWTAIMPIYKSIIEHPFNQKLAEGTLAKEKFQFYMKQDSLYLVDFARALALAASNAQNPDDLVLLLDFSKGAIVAERSLHEFYFDFYGIQLDVSQAPGCFSYTHFLIATATHASYEETLGALLPCFWIYREVGMHIHKNAAQDNPYQKWIDTYSGDEFQEIVQNAIDLTDRVAKRANMQQTEKMHAAFVMSTRLEWMFWDSAYRMEQWKP; from the coding sequence ATGTCTTTTTCAAAAACCGCATGGACGGCCATCATGCCTATTTATAAATCAATTATAGAACATCCTTTCAATCAAAAACTGGCCGAGGGAACCCTGGCAAAAGAGAAGTTTCAGTTTTATATGAAACAGGATTCTCTTTATCTGGTGGATTTTGCTCGTGCGCTGGCCCTGGCGGCATCCAACGCTCAAAACCCAGACGACCTGGTCCTCTTGCTCGATTTTTCCAAAGGCGCCATTGTTGCCGAACGCAGTCTGCATGAATTTTATTTCGATTTCTACGGGATTCAACTGGATGTCAGCCAGGCGCCGGGATGTTTCTCTTACACGCATTTTCTGATTGCTACCGCCACCCATGCAAGTTATGAAGAAACTCTTGGGGCTTTGCTTCCCTGCTTTTGGATTTACCGGGAAGTGGGAATGCACATCCATAAGAACGCGGCGCAGGACAACCCTTACCAAAAATGGATCGATACGTATTCAGGGGATGAGTTTCAGGAGATCGTTCAAAACGCCATCGACCTGACCGATCGAGTGGCCAAACGGGCCAATATGCAACAAACTGAAAAAATGCACGCAGCCTTCGTCATGTCCACTCGTCTGGAATGGATGTTCTGGGACAGTGCGTACCGGATGGAGCAGTGGAAACCTTGA
- a CDS encoding SagB/ThcOx family dehydrogenase → MSAFDKVSRYHQSSKHGTHSFAPGPGYLDWDSQPDPFRRYEGAEVIPLKKIPPTEKPFFAEALQPSAVAASPLSFESVSQLFFDSLALSAWKSFQGSKWALRVNPSSGNLHPTEGYLISGPLQGLSQTPAIFHYSPRLHGLEVRATFPIEIWTKMLAGLPGDTIFIGLSSIYWREAWKYGLRAFRYCHHDLGHALAAINIACAGLGWRAVLLDQLGCDDLEIILGLTEKNEDEVEVPECLMAISPNEISSDWNFDKQQVLDSFTNVNWCGTPNILSKSHVAWSGIDEVSQNTKKPFTGGQPNFNFDTGSLSKRLDEDLFPLRKAIHQRRSAVAMDGRTTINRETFYQFLIKTIPEACPLPFQMLPWEPNVHLGLFVHRVDDLPKGLYFLVRNKNHLQDLKAKFKPNFLWEKPEGCPAELDLFLLDQRDTMRTAASVSCGQEIAANGCFSLGMISAFEEPLKKYGSWFYPRLYWECGAIGQVLYLQAEVSGVRSTGIGCFFDDPVHQIFGIQDMSYQSLYHFTVGGPVEDTRLTTLPPY, encoded by the coding sequence ATGTCTGCCTTTGATAAAGTCTCCCGATATCACCAGTCCTCCAAACACGGAACTCATTCCTTTGCCCCAGGCCCTGGATACTTGGATTGGGATTCCCAGCCCGATCCCTTCAGGAGATACGAAGGCGCAGAGGTCATCCCCTTAAAAAAAATACCTCCGACGGAAAAACCTTTCTTTGCGGAAGCACTCCAACCGTCCGCGGTCGCAGCTTCTCCTTTGAGCTTTGAGTCCGTCTCGCAGTTATTTTTTGACAGTCTCGCACTATCAGCCTGGAAGAGCTTCCAGGGTTCCAAATGGGCGCTCCGGGTCAATCCATCGAGCGGCAACCTGCACCCGACCGAAGGATATCTGATCTCCGGCCCTTTGCAGGGTTTATCTCAAACTCCCGCCATCTTTCATTACTCCCCTAGGTTGCATGGTTTAGAAGTTCGAGCCACCTTCCCCATCGAAATATGGACAAAAATGCTGGCTGGATTGCCCGGTGACACGATCTTTATCGGCTTGAGTTCCATCTACTGGCGGGAAGCCTGGAAGTACGGTCTGCGGGCTTTTCGGTACTGCCATCATGATCTGGGACATGCGTTGGCGGCAATCAACATCGCTTGCGCCGGTTTGGGTTGGCGAGCCGTTTTACTGGATCAATTGGGATGTGATGATTTAGAAATCATTCTCGGATTAACAGAAAAGAACGAGGATGAGGTGGAAGTTCCGGAATGTCTGATGGCTATTTCCCCGAATGAAATTTCAAGTGACTGGAATTTTGATAAACAACAGGTGCTGGATAGTTTTACAAATGTAAACTGGTGCGGAACCCCCAATATTCTCAGTAAATCTCATGTTGCCTGGTCAGGGATAGACGAAGTTTCTCAAAATACGAAAAAACCATTTACCGGGGGCCAGCCAAATTTTAATTTTGACACTGGATCTTTATCAAAACGGCTTGATGAAGATTTGTTTCCATTAAGGAAAGCCATTCATCAACGCAGAAGCGCTGTTGCCATGGACGGACGCACCACAATCAACCGGGAAACTTTTTACCAATTTTTAATAAAAACAATTCCCGAGGCCTGTCCCCTGCCCTTCCAGATGCTTCCCTGGGAACCCAATGTGCATTTGGGATTATTCGTACATCGGGTCGATGATCTTCCTAAAGGATTGTATTTTCTTGTGCGCAACAAAAATCATTTGCAGGACTTGAAGGCAAAATTTAAACCCAATTTTTTATGGGAAAAACCCGAAGGGTGTCCCGCGGAATTGGATTTATTTTTGCTGGATCAGAGAGACACGATGAGGACTGCGGCATCCGTTTCCTGCGGGCAGGAAATCGCGGCTAATGGCTGTTTCAGTTTGGGAATGATCAGCGCTTTTGAAGAACCGCTCAAAAAATATGGCTCGTGGTTTTATCCCCGTCTTTACTGGGAGTGCGGGGCTATAGGACAGGTTTTATACCTGCAGGCGGAAGTCAGTGGAGTTCGTAGTACCGGGATAGGATGTTTTTTTGACGATCCCGTCCATCAGATTTTTGGGATTCAGGACATGAGCTACCAAAGCCTTTACCATTTCACCGTGGGCGGACCTGTCGAGGACACCCGCTTGACAACGCTTCCACCTTATTGA
- a CDS encoding YaiI/YqxD family protein translates to MKIWVDADACPRAVKDILFRVADRTEISVIFVANQWLRLPNSMFIHLVQVGQGADIADDEIANKCEAGDLIITADIPLAARIVEKGALALDPRGRLYDKNNIGQILDMRNFMDTLRGSGVETGGPSSFGQRERFKFANELDKFIACQ, encoded by the coding sequence ATGAAAATATGGGTCGATGCAGACGCTTGCCCCAGGGCGGTCAAAGACATTTTATTCCGCGTGGCGGACCGGACAGAAATATCGGTGATATTTGTTGCCAATCAGTGGTTGCGTCTGCCGAACTCCATGTTTATTCATTTGGTTCAAGTGGGGCAAGGGGCGGATATCGCCGATGATGAGATTGCCAATAAATGCGAAGCCGGGGATTTAATCATCACAGCCGACATCCCGCTCGCCGCCCGCATCGTAGAAAAGGGTGCGCTGGCTCTCGACCCGCGCGGCAGGCTGTACGATAAAAATAATATTGGGCAAATATTGGATATGCGCAATTTCATGGATACCTTGCGCGGTAGCGGCGTCGAAACCGGCGGCCCGAGCAGTTTTGGCCAGCGGGAACGGTTCAAGTTCGCCAATGAACTGGATAAGTTTATTGCCTGTCAGTGA
- a CDS encoding DUF523 and DUF1722 domain-containing protein yields the protein MENDGEKIRLGISSCLLGEKVRWNGEHKENRVAKEILGKYFEYVSVCPEVEVGMGVPRETVHLWGTKDSQHLVGTKSGKDWTEKMLRFSEEKNRELASHRLSGFIFKKGSPSCGVSRIPVYSESGYKLNIQAQGLFAGAFIAEFPSIPVEEEGRLDDIKIRENFIVRVFSFYRLQNLFQGGFSTGALVNFHCRQKMLLLSHSRKHYDALGRLVADAKVYPPKELKNRYFQLFMEGLTYKSTPKKNTDALLHMLGFLKKHLTKEEKQDILSTLENYRKKLVPLIVPITLIKQHVEKRNITYLLDQVYLNPHPKELMLRNHV from the coding sequence ATGGAAAACGATGGTGAAAAAATCCGGCTCGGTATCAGCAGTTGTTTGTTAGGTGAAAAAGTTCGATGGAATGGAGAGCATAAGGAAAACCGGGTTGCCAAGGAGATACTGGGAAAATACTTTGAATATGTCTCCGTATGCCCGGAAGTGGAAGTCGGAATGGGGGTTCCGAGAGAAACAGTTCATTTGTGGGGAACGAAAGATTCGCAACATCTGGTTGGAACAAAATCAGGAAAAGATTGGACAGAAAAAATGCTCCGGTTCAGTGAGGAGAAAAATCGAGAATTAGCTTCGCATCGCTTGAGTGGTTTTATTTTCAAAAAAGGGTCGCCTTCCTGTGGCGTCAGTCGCATCCCGGTTTATTCAGAATCCGGCTACAAGCTAAATATCCAGGCTCAGGGATTATTTGCCGGGGCCTTTATAGCTGAGTTTCCTTCGATTCCCGTTGAAGAAGAAGGCCGGTTAGATGATATCAAAATCCGTGAAAATTTTATCGTTCGCGTGTTCAGTTTTTACCGACTGCAAAATTTGTTTCAAGGAGGTTTTTCCACGGGAGCGTTGGTAAACTTTCATTGTCGGCAAAAAATGTTACTGCTGTCTCACAGCAGAAAGCATTATGACGCTTTGGGTCGCCTGGTGGCCGACGCCAAAGTGTATCCTCCAAAAGAATTGAAAAACCGCTACTTCCAGCTGTTCATGGAAGGGCTGACTTATAAATCCACACCGAAGAAAAATACCGATGCGCTTTTACATATGTTGGGATTTTTAAAAAAGCATCTGACGAAGGAAGAAAAGCAGGATATTTTGTCAACTTTGGAAAATTACCGAAAAAAACTCGTGCCTCTCATTGTGCCTATCACCCTGATAAAGCAACATGTGGAAAAACGCAACATCACTTATCTGCTCGATCAGGTGTATCTGAATCCGCATCCCAAAGAGCTGATGCTACGAAACCATGTGTGA
- a CDS encoding glycogen/starch/alpha-glucan phosphorylase: MNKPELITVDTLSNGKSVEALKSSFNAHRKYTLAKTQSGATQMDLYKSLALVVRDRLVEKWLETKKSQYDADVKRVNYLSMEYLVGRVLTQNMTNLGLEEKIASAVRELGYDLEELEETEIEAGLGNGGLGRLASCFLESMATLDLPANGYGMRYEFGIFHQHFHDGYQVEDADNWLRQGNPWEISRPEHLHPIKFYGRVRHTAHPDGTETYDWVDTHDNVMAMGYDILIPGYQCQTVNSLRLWSARSTEEFDFQHFNEGDYIQAVGEKQRNETISKVLYPNDKSIQGRELRLKQEYFFVSASLQDIIARYKYGHSSFDQLPDKIAIQLNDTHPSLAVPELMRILIDVEGMAWEKAWDITVPTMGYTNHTVLPEALEKWSVELLAHVLPRHLQIIFEINRRFLIQVEERFPEDPDRLERMSIIEEGPVKFVRMHNLALVGSHAVNGVAALHTEILKKSLFKDFHEMFPERIQNKTNGITQRIWLKECNPKLSELINEKIGPAWIKDLPQLKKLLPLAEDPDFRRRWAEIKQINKNYLADHIQRTMAIQVDPESLFDVQIKRVHEYKRQLLNILHVIVLYTRIIKSPEGNHLPRTVLFSGKAAPGYAMAKTIIKLINSVAKTINSDDQIGDRLRVVYLPNYSVSLAEKIIPAANLSQQTSTAGMEASGTGNMKLALNGALTLGTLDGANIEILEEVGKENIYIFGLTAEEVENTKQNDYRPKEIYLANKELKLAIDMIQEGFFCPENPGIFHPIVDSLLNQGDRFMVLADFESYCQAQQKIEEEFRNTDLWTKKSIINSACMGKFSSDRTISEYARDIWDVKPHRVSPTE, translated from the coding sequence ATGAACAAACCGGAATTGATTACAGTTGATACTCTGAGCAATGGAAAGAGTGTTGAAGCTCTGAAAAGTTCTTTTAATGCGCATCGTAAATACACCCTGGCTAAAACCCAGTCCGGGGCAACCCAGATGGATCTTTATAAAAGTCTGGCTCTGGTGGTGCGCGATCGCCTGGTGGAAAAGTGGCTTGAGACGAAGAAATCGCAATACGATGCAGACGTCAAACGGGTGAATTACCTGTCCATGGAATATCTGGTAGGCCGAGTTTTGACCCAGAACATGACCAACCTCGGTTTAGAGGAAAAAATTGCAAGTGCCGTTCGGGAACTGGGCTACGATCTCGAGGAGTTAGAGGAGACGGAAATCGAGGCGGGATTGGGTAACGGCGGCTTGGGCCGGTTGGCGTCCTGTTTTCTCGAATCCATGGCGACCCTGGATCTTCCGGCGAACGGTTACGGGATGCGTTACGAGTTCGGAATTTTCCATCAGCACTTTCACGATGGCTACCAGGTGGAGGACGCCGATAACTGGCTGAGGCAGGGCAATCCCTGGGAGATTTCCAGGCCGGAACATCTTCATCCCATCAAATTTTATGGCCGCGTCAGGCACACCGCGCACCCCGATGGCACCGAGACCTATGACTGGGTAGATACGCACGATAACGTCATGGCCATGGGTTACGACATTCTCATTCCGGGGTACCAGTGTCAAACAGTGAACAGTCTGCGACTGTGGAGCGCACGGTCCACCGAAGAGTTCGACTTTCAGCATTTCAATGAAGGAGATTATATTCAGGCCGTCGGTGAAAAGCAGAGAAATGAAACCATCTCGAAAGTGCTTTACCCCAACGACAAATCGATCCAGGGCAGGGAACTACGGCTGAAGCAGGAATATTTCTTCGTTTCCGCTTCGTTGCAGGATATTATCGCACGCTACAAATACGGTCACTCCAGCTTCGATCAGCTTCCCGATAAAATTGCGATTCAATTGAATGACACGCACCCCTCCCTGGCGGTTCCGGAGCTGATGCGAATTCTTATCGATGTCGAAGGAATGGCCTGGGAGAAGGCCTGGGACATCACCGTTCCTACCATGGGATACACCAACCACACGGTTTTGCCTGAGGCCTTGGAAAAATGGTCCGTGGAACTTTTGGCGCATGTGTTGCCTAGGCATCTACAGATTATTTTTGAAATCAACCGTCGGTTTCTGATTCAGGTAGAGGAGCGATTCCCGGAAGACCCCGATCGTCTGGAGCGTATGTCCATCATTGAGGAGGGGCCGGTAAAGTTTGTGCGAATGCACAATTTAGCTCTGGTCGGCAGTCATGCGGTGAACGGTGTGGCGGCCTTGCACACGGAAATTCTCAAAAAAAGTTTGTTCAAGGATTTCCATGAAATGTTTCCTGAGAGGATTCAAAATAAAACCAACGGCATCACCCAGCGGATCTGGTTGAAAGAATGCAATCCCAAACTATCCGAGTTGATCAATGAAAAAATCGGTCCCGCCTGGATCAAGGATCTCCCGCAATTAAAAAAGTTGTTGCCTTTGGCAGAGGATCCAGATTTTCGCCGACGTTGGGCTGAAATTAAACAGATCAATAAAAATTATCTGGCCGATCATATTCAGCGGACAATGGCTATTCAGGTCGACCCTGAATCGCTTTTTGATGTGCAGATCAAGCGTGTTCATGAATACAAAAGACAGTTGTTGAACATCCTGCACGTCATCGTTCTTTACACACGGATCATTAAAAGTCCGGAAGGCAATCACTTGCCGCGCACGGTCCTGTTTTCTGGAAAAGCCGCGCCCGGCTACGCTATGGCCAAAACAATCATCAAGCTGATCAACAGCGTGGCAAAAACCATCAACTCAGACGATCAAATTGGCGACAGACTACGGGTGGTTTATCTACCAAACTATTCCGTGTCCCTGGCGGAGAAAATTATCCCCGCCGCCAACCTGTCCCAGCAAACCTCCACCGCCGGGATGGAAGCCTCGGGAACCGGCAATATGAAACTCGCTTTGAATGGGGCGCTGACTTTAGGAACCCTCGATGGAGCGAATATCGAGATTCTGGAAGAAGTGGGGAAAGAGAATATTTACATTTTCGGTCTCACCGCTGAAGAAGTCGAAAATACCAAGCAAAACGATTATCGGCCCAAGGAGATTTATCTGGCGAATAAGGAATTGAAGCTGGCGATCGATATGATTCAGGAAGGGTTTTTCTGCCCCGAAAACCCCGGCATATTTCATCCCATTGTGGATTCTCTGCTCAATCAGGGAGACCGGTTTATGGTGCTTGCAGACTTTGAATCTTATTGCCAGGCGCAACAAAAGATTGAGGAGGAGTTTAGAAACACTGACCTTTGGACGAAAAAGTCAATCATCAACTCAGCCTGTATGGGCAAGTTTTCCAGCGATCGGACCATTTCTGAATACGCCAGGGATATCTGGGACGTCAAGCCGCACCGGGTCAGTCCCACAGAGTAA
- a CDS encoding YchJ family metal-binding protein translates to MKECPCGSVFPYTDCCGLLIRGSTVADTAEDLMRSRYTAYTLKDWDYITRTTLPDERKNLPDLAEVNQGVHWKKLEVFGAKKGGATDQEGEVSFVATFTKDGEEEVLQETSIFLKEEGRWYYSGKRSNPRTSAQKPSRPTKPFVRSEAKVGRNDPCSCGSGKKYKKCCGK, encoded by the coding sequence ATGAAGGAATGCCCTTGCGGGTCGGTGTTTCCCTACACCGATTGCTGTGGATTGTTGATAAGAGGATCGACGGTTGCCGATACAGCGGAAGACCTGATGCGGTCACGATACACGGCGTATACGCTTAAGGACTGGGACTACATCACCCGGACGACGCTACCCGATGAAAGAAAAAATTTACCGGACTTAGCAGAGGTCAACCAGGGCGTTCATTGGAAAAAACTGGAGGTATTTGGTGCGAAAAAGGGAGGAGCGACGGATCAGGAAGGGGAGGTGTCCTTCGTGGCAACTTTCACCAAAGATGGCGAGGAGGAGGTTCTTCAAGAGACATCGATATTTTTAAAAGAAGAAGGACGATGGTATTATAGCGGAAAACGGTCCAATCCCAGGACTTCTGCCCAGAAGCCAAGTCGACCGACCAAGCCTTTTGTTCGTAGCGAGGCCAAAGTAGGGCGGAACGATCCGTGTTCTTGCGGAAGTGGGAAAAAATATAAAAAGTGCTGCGGGAAATAA
- a CDS encoding helix-turn-helix transcriptional regulator, producing MITLSKSKIGLTPTNKMNSVRQIREEKMMSKAELARQSGVTVQTIDRIEKGYDCRLDTKRKILFALGFKLADRKRLFVDED from the coding sequence ATGATCACGCTTTCAAAAAGCAAAATTGGATTGACACCGACAAACAAGATGAACAGCGTCCGGCAAATCAGGGAAGAAAAAATGATGAGTAAAGCCGAACTCGCACGACAGTCCGGGGTCACGGTGCAAACCATAGACAGAATTGAAAAAGGATACGACTGCCGTCTGGACACCAAACGAAAAATCCTTTTTGCCCTTGGCTTTAAATTGGCGGACCGGAAAAGACTATTCGTCGATGAAGATTGA
- a CDS encoding helix-turn-helix transcriptional regulator, with product MENFQALNSLSEKDSLAIQEVINHLLLECKTRPALKALFESRILPLLNADSALYAWTDPDLLSPRLIDSINIPEEELALIEQFVTKDPEAGALLTHSHPVIARDIDIPKDTEGIRQDPFREEPLREDPFSKREPSANDGYSYFGTSKTGVITLALRDPNLGAGIHRRLPCDKPWSVRDVCVLEHIRTPLLMAIKTIVLAEELAKHKSMLNILADSPTAIAVVDSEMRVSYSNSAWNELMTVGADRQLDPELKSILQKEKLKCDPPFATNTFTGKDPVYKLLDREYQLDFALLRGDDMGDKDPWLLQVKPLTGLHPWSDGQLREAGLTKREVQACELLRQGIDPHLIAERLFISPHTVKTHLKRIHQKLGVHTRAQLVATLNRNTA from the coding sequence GTGGAAAATTTTCAAGCATTGAATTCCCTTTCCGAAAAAGATTCTCTGGCGATCCAGGAAGTCATCAATCACCTGCTTCTTGAGTGCAAGACGCGCCCCGCGTTAAAAGCGCTTTTTGAATCCCGCATATTACCGCTTTTGAATGCGGATTCCGCGCTTTATGCCTGGACGGATCCTGATTTGTTAAGTCCCAGGCTCATTGATTCCATAAATATCCCGGAAGAGGAGCTGGCTTTAATTGAGCAGTTTGTCACTAAAGACCCTGAAGCAGGAGCCTTATTGACGCATAGTCATCCTGTCATTGCCAGGGATATCGATATTCCTAAAGACACTGAGGGCATAAGGCAGGACCCTTTTCGAGAGGAGCCCTTACGGGAGGACCCCTTTTCAAAAAGAGAGCCTTCGGCCAACGATGGTTATAGTTATTTCGGCACTTCGAAAACCGGGGTGATCACCCTGGCGCTTCGAGACCCCAATCTGGGAGCCGGGATTCACCGGCGTTTGCCTTGTGACAAGCCCTGGTCGGTGAGAGACGTTTGCGTGCTGGAGCATATTCGCACTCCGCTTTTAATGGCAATCAAAACCATTGTGTTGGCTGAGGAATTGGCCAAGCATAAATCCATGCTGAACATTCTGGCGGATTCGCCCACAGCGATTGCTGTTGTTGACAGCGAAATGCGTGTCAGTTACAGCAACTCGGCCTGGAATGAGTTGATGACCGTGGGGGCGGATCGACAGCTGGACCCTGAATTGAAATCGATATTGCAAAAAGAAAAATTGAAGTGCGATCCCCCGTTTGCCACCAATACGTTTACTGGCAAGGACCCCGTTTATAAACTGTTGGACAGGGAATACCAGCTAGATTTTGCGCTATTGCGTGGGGACGATATGGGGGATAAGGACCCCTGGTTATTACAGGTGAAGCCCTTGACGGGATTACATCCGTGGTCGGATGGGCAGTTGCGGGAAGCGGGATTGACAAAAAGGGAAGTGCAAGCCTGCGAACTGCTGCGCCAGGGCATCGATCCGCATTTGATTGCGGAGCGGTTATTTATCAGTCCTCATACGGTTAAAACACACCTGAAAAGAATTCACCAGAAACTGGGGGTTCACACGCGGGCACAACTGGTTGCGACTCTGAATAGAAATACGGCTTAG